CCTTCATTTCTTGATATGATAGCTGCCTTACGCCGTAGTCTATGGGCTGAAATATTTTTTAATAACTCAACATTAGAAGTTAAGATGCAAAAAATTCCAGATGCTTTTAACCCTATTTTTACCACCTTTGACCAAAATCAAGACCCTAATAGACATAACGAGGCTTTAAATCCTCTTAATTTTTTAATTCAGACAGCCTCAATGTCACCATAAATTAACGAAACTCCAGGTTACTCTTCATTTACATATTTTCATTTTATATTTCTCATTTTGCAATATCCATTTTACATTTAAGCATACAGGTCGAAATTTGTTGAAATGATGAATAAAAATTCCTCAAAAGCCAAATCTAATTCTCCAGACAACAAATAATGCCTCAAAGATTATTCGTTTTGACATTTTTGATTGACCTAATCTTCTTTCCTCAAAAACAATAGGGACTTCTGTCAACTTATATCCTTTTTTATAAGCCCTGTATTTCATCTCTATTAAAAAAGAATATCCATCAGAAACAATATTCTTAAAATTTATCCCTTCTAATACATCTGCTCTATATCCTACAAACCCAGAAGTGCAATCATTTATTTTCAACCCGGTCACTATTTTTGCATAAAGATTGGCGAATCTTGATAAAATCAATCTTTTAATTGGCCAGTTGACGACACTTACGGTTCCATGTCTGTATCGAGAACCAACGGCAACATCATAATCTTTAAGTTCTGAGATAAATTCTGGTAAGAAGGCAGGATTATGAGAAAAATCCGCATCCATACTGATAATATAATCCACATCCATCTCCAGGGCGAATTGAAATCCTTCAATATATGCAGAGGCAAAACCTAACTTGCCTGTTCGATGAATCACAAAAACCCTGTCTGGAAATTCCTCTTTTAACTTATTTACTGCCTCTCCTGTTCCATCCGGCGAATTATCATCTACGATTAATACATTAATCTTGCCCTCTAAATTTAGTATCTGAGGAATAAGTTTTTGAACATTATCCTTTTCATTATAAGTTGGAATAACCACTAATGTGCTCATAATATTTTCAACCTCATATAGTTACCGATAACCATTCAGGTGGTAATTTACCGCAGAGACGTAAGAGGCTGCGTTTCTGCGGTGAACGGTTACCAAAACTTTATAGCACTTATTAATCGAAATTTGACCCAGATATGGCTATGAAATTCCAAATCACAAATTCCAAATAAATTCGAATGACCAAAATTCAAAACATTGCCCCCATAGTTTGGTATTTAGTACTTGAAATTTGGTGCTTATTTGAGATTTGGTGCTTGTGATTTGGGATTTTTTACTTATCCACTCTGAGTAAAATTTTGACTAATAACTGCTATAGTAGTTAGTTATTGGTCACTTTTTAGTTTTTTCTCTAAGACAACCGGTAATTTTTCGAGCAAGTCAATTACCTGGTTTAGCGAATCAACTATCTGTTTTAATCGAGAAAAAAGGATAGTTGATAAAGAAAAAGCCCAGATAAAAAATAGTGTCCAGATAGCTAAGATGATATAAAACATATATTGTTCTTCCATAATTCAATTCCTCCTTATTCTTTTATTCCTGCCTCCTTAAATCCTTTACTTCTTAAAACACAACTATCACACTTCCCACACGGTTTTTTTCCACCCTTGTAGCAAGACCAGGTGAGTTCAAAAGGCACATTCAGTTTAATCCCCAGTTGGACAATTTCAGCCTTA
This DNA window, taken from bacterium, encodes the following:
- a CDS encoding polyprenol monophosphomannose synthase, which codes for MSTLVVIPTYNEKDNVQKLIPQILNLEGKINVLIVDDNSPDGTGEAVNKLKEEFPDRVFVIHRTGKLGFASAYIEGFQFALEMDVDYIISMDADFSHNPAFLPEFISELKDYDVAVGSRYRHGTVSVVNWPIKRLILSRFANLYAKIVTGLKINDCTSGFVGYRADVLEGINFKNIVSDGYSFLIEMKYRAYKKGYKLTEVPIVFEERRLGQSKMSKRIIFEALFVVWRIRFGF